The sequence below is a genomic window from Sphingomonas crusticola.
CGTGATTTACGCGATCTTCGGGGTAGCCACCGATTTGATCGTGCGGAGCCTGGAAGCCGTTCTGATGCCGTGGCGGCGCGTGCGGGCCGCATGAACGCCTTGGCCTCCTTTGATCCTCCGAACGAGCGCGATGCACTGCGCGGCCGCCTCCGCGACGCGGGCAAGCGGTTCGGGCAGCATGTTGTGCTCGACCATTTCAACCTCGATCTGCACGCCGGCGACTTCGTCGCGCTGCTCGGCACGAGCGGCAGCGGCAAGACGACGTTGCTGCGCATCCTAGCCGGGCTCGAGCCGCTCGATGAGGGCGAGGTTCTGGTCCCGGCCGCCAAGAGCGTGGTCTTCCAAGAGCCGCGCCTGATCCCCTCCAAACGCGTGATAGACAATGTCCTGATCGGCCTGCCGAAGACTAGAGAAAATCGCGCGCGCGGGGTCGCTGCGCTGGCGGAAGTTGGCCTGGAGCGCCATGCCGACGGTTGGACCGGAACCCTTTCCGGCGGCGAGGCGCAGCGGGTTGCGCTCGCGCGCGCGTTGCTGCGCGAACCGAGACTCTTGCTGCTCGACGAGCCGTTCGCCGCGCTCGACGCGGTGACCAGATTGAAGATGCAGGCGCTCGTCGCCGACTTGTGCGCCCGCCACCGCCCGACCGTCCTTCTCGTCACGCACGACGTCGAGGAGGCGATCCTCCTGGCTGATCGCATCGTCCTGCTCGAGCAGGGGCGCATATCGTTGGATCTGCCGGTGACGATAGCGCGGCCGCGCCGGCGCGCCGGCGCCCAGTTCGACGAGCTGCGGGCAGGGCTGTTGGTCGCGCTGGGCGTGCCCGAACTGACCGGCTGACCGGCTCACAACAATCCGGCCTCAATGTGCCGAGCAATTCATGGAATCAACGGGGAACCCACATGAAGAAGTCCTTTACGCGTCGTTCTGCGCCCTCCCGCCGCTTACGCCATTCGGCTAGGTTCGTTGTGCTATTCACCGCGGCGGCCACCGGAGCAGCGCCTTCATGGGCACAAAGCGACGCACCTGGCCTGTCCGCGGCGTCGGAAGATCAGCAGGGGCTTGGCGACATCGTGGTCACGGCCCAGAAGCGGCCCGAGCGCAATCAGGATGTTCCGATCGCGATCAAGGCACTGTCAGGTGCCACGCTGGCTAACGCCCAGGTCCATCTTGCCGGGGATATCATCCGCTTCGTGCCCAATCTGGGCGCCGACACGATCGACGCTCACGTGAAGCCCAAATGGTTTTTACGGAGCGTCGGGGCGTCCAGCGCCGCAAATTACATCGTCAGCCCGGTCGCCCTGTATATCGACGACGTCTACATCAACAGCACCGACGCCGCGGGCGGCCCGCTCTTCGACCTGGAGGCGGTCGACGTCCTCTACGGCCCGCAGGGGACGTTGTGGGGCAAGAATTCGACGGGCGGGGCAGTCTCGTTCGTGACGCGCAAGCCAAGTTTCTCGGCTCAAGGCAATCTCGCCGCTACCGTTGGTGACCATGGGCAATATGTGCTGGATGGCGCCTATGGCGGCCCCCTGATCGGCGACAAGCTCGCGTTTCGCGCCGCGGGGCATGTGGAGGGGGGTCACGGCTTCACGCGCAACAGTGTGACCGGCAAGCGGGTCGACGATTATGACGATAACGCCATACGCCTGCAGCTGTTCGGCCGCTTGAGCGACAATTGGACGGCCTTGCTGTCGGGCGGATGGCGTAAGTTCAATGGACCGGCGCTTTCCAGCCACATCGTCAGCACCCTCCCGAGTGGCGCCAACAGCTTCGGCTATGTGGTTCCGACCGACCGCGATACCGTCGGCATTAATGCTCCTTATGACGAATGGGCCAAAAACCGTAACGCGACGCTGACCCTGAACGGGTCGGTCGGCAGCCTGCAGCTCACGTCGGTCAGCGCATGGAACGGCTTCGATTATCGCAGCACGGCCGATAGCGACGGATCACCGCTGGAACTCGGCGTCAGCGCGACGTCGGGTGCACGATCGTTCAACCGCCACAGTGCCGACCAGATATCGCAGGAGATCCGTTTGGCCTCGCCCCGCTCCGATCGCTTCAACTGGATTGTGGGCGCGCATTATTTCCGCGAGGTGCTCAAGGTGAACCTGACGAGCGCGACCCTGCCGAATACGCTTACCGCGACCAGCTTCTCGAACACGGACTACCGGCTCACGTCGAGAAGCTACGCCGCCTTCGCCAGTGCGACCTACAATCTCACGGATGCCCTGAGCCTCACTGCCGGGGTGCGCGAGACGATTGAGCGCAAATCGCTGGACGACACCACCGTCACGGGCACGGGCAAGGTTGCGTTCGGCAACGAGACCTTGTGGTGGCTACGCAGTTCGGTGAGCTCGACGCTGGCGACGCGGGCAGATGTCGACCTTGCGAAGACCTGGCGCTCGCCCACCTACGATGCGACCTTGAAATACGAACTGTCCAAAAAGGCGCAGATTTATGCCCGCTACGCCAAGGGCTTCCGCTCGGGCAATTACAACGCTGAGGCAACCACGACAGCGGCGATCTCGGTCGTGAAGCCGGAATATCTGGTGGACTATGAAATCGGCGCGAAGACCGAGTGGCTGGACAACCGGCTGCGCGTGAACGCCAGCCTGTTCCATTACGACTATAAGGACATGCAGGTAAACTCGGTCGTCGCGGGCCAGTCGAACCTGCTGACCAATGCTGCGACGGGCAAGGTCGATGGCGGGGAGCTTCAGATCGACGCGCTCCCGCTGCGCCAGTGGGAAGTCAGCGCTAATTTCGGCTATTCGAATAATCGCTTCTCGTCATTCCCGTACTCAGCGACGGTCGATCTGACGGGATATCATTTCCAGCGCTCGCCGGAATTCTCGACGACCCTCAGCACGCAGTACACCGCCAAGCTGCCCGCATCCGACAACGCGATCGTCTTCGCCACCGACTGGAGCTATCGCAGCCGTGAATATTTCAACCTGACAAATCAGACGGATCCGCGGCTCATTCAGAACGGTTATTGGCTGGGTAACGCGGAGATCGCGCTGACGTTGGCGCGACCGCAACTGCGCCTGTCGGTCTACGTCAGGAACATTGCGAACACGCGCTTCCGCTCGAGTGGCCTGCCGGGCAATTACGGGGTCGCGACAGCTTATCTCGGCGATCCCAGGACAGTGGGGTTATCGCTTCGAAAAGAATTCTAAGTGCTACCAGCGGTGCGGAGCTCTTGGGCTGGTTCGTGAGATATGTTGGCCCGGCACAGACGGGTGCGGCGGGTGTACAAGAAACCAAGAGATAGCGGGCCGTGAAGATGCCAACGCGAAGACCAATTCGGGTTACCGCCGCTACGCTGTTTGATGCGGATCCGTCCAACGCAACCATTTTGCTATTGCGACGGATGCCGCTCACGAGGCGAAGCCAGCGGAGGCCGAAAGATCCACAAGCAGACACCGAGCGGTCCCAACGCTTGGTCGAAACAGCAGGCTTTAATGAGCGCTGTTCATCGGCATCGTCGGCGCTCGGGTGATTTGTCCAGTCCTCGCGTAGTCCGGCGGGGCCTAGCCCGTGGGGTCTCGCATCATACGCCAACGCGCATATTGTGCCCGTTTCGCCGTACTCACATCCTCACGTCCCTGAAGCCAGAAGCTGAACCAGTCGACGTCGCGGGAATAGACCGCCAGCCTGTGCGCCGGCTGCCACTTTCCGTGATGCTCGTCCGGATAGACGTACAGTTCCGTTGGCTGGCCATTTTCACGTAAGGCTTCGAACGCCTCGAGAGCGAGAAGATATTCGTCATCGGCAAGTTGCATGAGCAACGGGGTGTGGATCCGCGCTGCATTTTGAGTGAGCGACATTTCAGCCCAAAACGCCGGGTCGGGCCGCTCCACGCCAGGAAACCCCATCCTACTGAAGAAGTCTGACATCGCGATACCACCATAGGTCTTCGCGGTGTGTGGCTCGATACAGCAGGTGCTGATCGCGGCCGCGGCGAACCGGTGACTGTTGATGAGTGCGAACCGCGTGAGCGTTGCACCGTCGCTGAGGCCGGTCAGGCCGATCCGGGCAGGATCGACGGCTCCGGTCGCGATTGCCGCGTCAACACCGGTGAGGAGAGAGGAGAGCAGACTCTTGTGCTCGGCCCAATGGGCATAGTTAGCTGCGAGCATCGCATCGCCTGTTGTGGCCTTGGGATCGAGCCCGGCCACGACGGTCGGGCGCTCGAGGCTCAGCACGGCAATCCCGGCGGCAGCGAATAGATAGACGGGATATTCGTCATTGGTGCCGCCGCGCAGGAAACCCTCGCTGTGATATTGGACGACGACCAGCGGAAGTTTTTCGCCGCGACGATAGCCTGGTGGAAGCACCAGATCGCCCCATGCCTCAAAGCCATGATCGTTGCGCCATTTCAGGCGACGCACTGACCCAAGCGCGATATCGTGGAACTCCGGGTTGGGATCGAAGATCGTGACCGAGGTGCCGTTGGCCGGATCAAGCAGCACGACATGGCGGGGCAGGGCCGCACTTTCGCGCGTGCAGACCAGCCCGTTTTCGGCAGGCACGCAGCCTTGGACGGCATCCTCCGTAGCAAGCACGCGACGCGGCTGCCCGTGTCCGGGCCGCCACATGTAGAAGGCGGTAACGCTATTCTTCCAGCCTTCCCGGCGCGAGATGATCAGCGTGCGTCCATCCTCCTGCCACCAAAGTCCGTCCAAACGTCCACGACACGCGAGGGCTGTGCACGCGACCGCACGACCGCTTGCAGGGGCGGTGCGCAACACCCGATCGCTCAACGGTGAGGGGCTGATGGCCTCGGTCCAGGCGCGGGCCCCGGCAGCACTCACCGCGAGACTGCCTTCGGATATCTGCTGCGCGCCCGCATAGGAGATCTTCTGCGCGGCGTCGGCCTCGGCGACGATCCCGCTGACCGGATCGATCGAATACAGGTGGATCGGTATGTCGGTCATGCGCAGCCGCGGCCTCGCGGAGGCATTCGGCGTGATGCGCGCGTCGTACAGCCACCCGGAACGGCCTTCCGTGTCGATCGCGCGTTCCCGCGCCAGTCGATCCGGGCGGGCGGTATAGAGCAGTTTCCCGTCCGCCGGCCAAAGCAGGGATTCGATGTCGACCGGGGAATGGGTCACCTGGCTCGCGCCGCCGCCATCGGCACGCACACGCCAGATCTGAGTCACGCCGTGCTCTCGCTTCAAATATGCGATCCATTGCCCGTCAGGCGACCATACCGGCGTGATCGTCCTTGGCGGCCCGAGCGTCGCCAGCAGCCCGCGTACCGGCCCGTCCATCATGATGTAATCGCCGCCGCGATCGACCAGTCGCGGTGCGGCGTTTGGCTGGAGCGGGACGACCAACAGGGCACGGCAATAGTCGTTGGCCACCGGGTCCGCCCTCATCAGGATGAACGCGGCCGACTTCCCGTCCGGAGAGACCGCCAGCGGGCTGGGCCGGTCCGGATTGGTGGCGTCCGGGAATCCGATGTCTCTCAGACGAACGAGATCCGTTGCCGTGACCGGGCGGGGCACCGAGGGCGTCGCGCCGCGACGCGTATCGGGGATTAGATCTTCGCAACGCGCGTGGGCGAGCGTGGAGATCGAGATCGCCCCGCAAACTGTAGCGAGCCGCAACGTGCGGCCGAGGGCCGAGCGCCCCCTTTTCACGCGTCTCACCACTGCTTGCTGATCGAGACGCTGACGACCCGCCCGAGCGGCGAATAGTTTGTCGAATCGTAGGGGGTGTCGGAGAACTGAGTCGTCGCGATCTGCATCGGCTTGTCGTTCAGGACGTTGAAGACCGAGAAACCGATATCGAGGCGTCCGAGCAGCCCGCCGGCCCGGGTGCGGTAATGCGTCGCCAGATCGAGCGTGGTCATCGATCCGACGTGGACGACCTGCGTCGCACGCGGATCGTCCACGCCGCCGATATAGCTGAGCGTTGCGGTGAGGTTGAAGGGGCCGCGATCCCAACTCGCGCCGCCTCTGGCCCGAAAATGCGCCGGACTGAACAACTGCCCGGCGAGGAGCGTGACCGGCTGCGAGCTGGTGATCTGCTGCTCGCTTTCGAGATAGCTGGCGTTGAAGCTGGCGGTCAGGCTGTTTGCTTTGCCGGGAAAAACCGCGCGATACCGAAAATAGGCGTCTACCCCGTGGATCGTCTGACGGCCGGCATTGACGTTACTGTCGTCGATCAGGAAGGCGACATTGGCTGGATCATAAGTAAGGCCACTGATGTTCGCGAAGTTGAAGGCACCCGCTATGACGGCGGCGAGCAGCGCTGCCGACGGATTGGGCGTCAGCCGATCGCTATAAATCGGGTTGCTGAGCGACTGGCCGATGAATGCGATCGGGGTCACCACCCGATCACGGTAATCGATGTGGAAATAGGTCAGATCGAGATGGGCCCCCTCAATCACGCGCGGATGAATCGCAAGCGTGGCTGACCAAGTCGTCGCGCGCTCCGGCTTCAGGTTGGGATTGCCCCCTTGGACGAAGAGGTCCGTGCTGTTCGGGGGGAAACCGGTGCCGCCAAACGCCGCCGGTCCGCCCAGGACAAGCGTCCGCGCCTGGTACTTTTCAAGCAGGGTCGGCGCGCGGAACGATTTCCCCCAACTGCCCTTGATGTCGAAATCGGGCGTCGGCGCGTAGATGATACCAAGCTTGGGCGTGACGATGTCACCGATGCCGCGGTAATCCTCGTATCGCAGAGCACTGCTGAGTTCGATCCTGCTGATGAGCGGGATCTCCTCAGCAGGAGATATGATCGGGATGCTCAGCTCGCCATAGCCATAATAGCTGTCTTGGCGCTGGTCGATGTTCTGGGCGTTGCCGGGGCCGAGGCTCCTGAACAGCGCATTGCGGCGATATCCTGCACCCAGCGCCAGTTTCACAGGGCCGGCCGGCAGGGCGAAGATCGTTCCGTCTCCGCCGATTTCTGCCGACGCCGCAGTGTTGCAATAACAAAAGATCGTCGGTGCGGGGGCTGTTCCATTCGCATAGTTCGTGACGGTGTAGTGCGTCAGGTCGCGGCCATAGGATCCCGTCGCGAACATCGACCAGCCATGTCCGAGCGTCAGGCGCAATGTCGGCGCGAGCGCATAGGACTCCACGGAGTAAGCGGTGACATTGCCGCTGAGCATAACATTCCCCGCGATGTTATTCGCGACGGACTTGGTGCTCCAGCGACGGTTATAGAGCCCGTCAAACTCCAGCGTCAGATCGGGTGCGAGATCCTGATGCGCGCTCAATACCGCGTCATGATCCTTGATCGGCGGCAGCAATGACAGCGCGGGGCTCTTGTCGGCGGCATAGCTTCGATCCCGTCCGAAAATGCCGGTCGTGCGCGCAAACTCATAGCTCGCGATGAACCCGCCCGAATTCCAACGCCAACCGCCAGAAGCGCCATAGCGTTGCTCGAAAGCCCCGCCGTCGGTCGACGTGCCGATCCGCGCACTGGTTTCAAGGCCTTCGGTGTCGCGACGCAGGACGATGTTCGCGACGCCCGCAACCGCGTCCGAACCATAAAGTGCCGAGGCCCCGTCGGGGACGATCTCGATCCGGCTGACGGCGGCGAGTGGGATGGCCGAGACATCGATACTCTGCCGTGATCCGCTGTACGACAGCCGGTGACCGTTAAGCAGGGTGAGCGTCGCAGCGCTGCCGATGCCGCGAAGGTTGATCGAAGAGCCGCTGCCAAGATTGAACCCGCTGTTAGCTGGCACGTTTGACCCGACGCCAGGATTTTGCCCGCCGCCGAAGCTTTGCGGAATGGAGCGTACCACATCGCCGAGATTAGACTGACCGGCGTTGCGTATATCCTCCTGGTCGATGCGGATGACCGGGGACGCGATCGGCGCCCCGCGGATCCTGGAACCGGTGACGACGATATCCGCACCTGCAGCGTTCTCGGCCGAATCGCCCGCGTTGCCTGGCTCGCCAGGTGCGCTAGCGAGGGCGACGCCGAAAGGGACGATCGTCCACGTTTGGGTCCCGGTCTTCTGGGCCTGCAGTCCGGTGTCCTTGAGCAGCATCTGGAGTGCTTGGTCGATCGTCATCACGCCGTGGATCGCATTCGTCCGCTTGCCGCGCGCGTCCCGGGTAGAGATGAGAAGTTGGATGTCCGCCTGGCGGGCGAGGGTGCTCACGCCGAGAGCGGCGGGCTGGACTGGTATATCGAACGACTTGGTCTGTGCCGCGGCAGCTACCGGAACCGCGATCAAGACCGTCGCGGCCGTGAACACCGCGTGTCGCAGCCTGTTTTCCCGAACCATCGTCATCATTTCCCCCTTCATCGCAGGCCATCGCGGCCTTGGGATTTAGACAGGCGGGGCGTGAATTTCCGTTTGGAATTTTCCGTTAGCCGGCTGCGTGGCCAATCCGGATCAGCCCCGGATCGTCCAGCAGGACAGGCGTGTTGAAACTGCGCTGGACTGCGGTCGCGAACCCGACCGGATCGTCCACGCGGAAAATTCCATAAAAACCTTCCTGTGACAGCGCCGGATCGTCGATCACGATCTTGCGCTGATTATACCGGTTGAACTCGCTTGCCGCCGCCCTGAGCGATTCACCGGCCAAGTCGATCTTTCCCCCGCGCCACGCCAGCGCGCGATCGACTTCGGATGGAGCCTGCTGTTTCTCCGTTATAGAGGCATTATCGGCGACGAAAGCGCGCTGTCCGGCGGTCAATCGCACCCGATGCCCCTCGGCGCCGTTCACCCACGCTTCGACCGCGCCCTCGGTCACGAGAACGTCTGCGCCGTTGTCGCGCCGGCGCACGGAGAAGGCCGTGCCGACCGCGCGGACCCGGATTGGACCAGCCTCGACCAGAAAGGGCCGGTCGCGGTCCTTGGCGACCTGGAACCATGCTTCTCCCCTGACGAGCCGAACCCGTCTGGTCACCTTTTCGAGAGCAACATCGATGTCACTGCCGGTATTGATCGTTGCGACCGAGCCATCATCGAGCGGCACATGTCGTATCTCGCCCAGGCGGGTGCGATAGCGGTCCCCCCGCCTCGGCAGGAGAAACCCGCCAGCAAGCGAAGCGGCGAGCGCGGCACTTCCGGCCCCAAGCAGCCAGCGCCGCGATGGCCGAGCCGCGATGCCGGCCGTGGGGTTTGGCGCCACCAGTTCAGGCGCCGACAAATCCGGATCGAGCCGCGCCCAGGCGGCTTCGGCTTGAAGGAACGCGCCGCGGCGTCGGCTATCAGCGGCGAGCCACGCCTCGACCTCTTGCTCGAGTTCGGGTGTCCGGCCCGAGCGATCGAGCCGCATGACCCAGCGGGCGGCCTCCGCCTCAATATCCGTGGCGCGTTCGCGGGTCATGGGTGATGAACCCGGCGCGCGCGGCGCGCCTGATATTCGCCCGCAACCTGCTCACCTTCCTGTCGAAGCGCGTCTAAAAGCATTCGCAATCCATTCGAGCTCTCATTCTCGACAACGTTTTCGGAAACGCCGAGCGCGGCAGCGATCTCGCGCTGCGATCGACCTTCGAGCTTCCGCATTTCGAAGATTTGCTGGCAGCGACCCGGCAGCCGATCGAGCAGCCGTCGCACACGTGTCCATTCGCGCCGGTCTCCGGCAAGCTGCTCCGGCGAGGGTGCGTCGTCATGAAGTTCGTGAAATTCTACCTCGGTCACCGCATCGATCCGCACGACACGCGCATGTCTAATTTGGTTGATCAACAGGTTGCGTACGATCTGGAAGAAAAAGGCGTCGGGCCGCTCGACATGTGTCACGCTGTCCAGCGCGGCGATGCGGCAATAGGCCTCTTGGATAAGATCATCGATATCCTCGCGCGCGACCATAGATCGCGCCAGCCACGCGCGCACCGCAGGCTCGTGAGGCATGACCTTCTGGGCCACCCACACGACGAGCTTCCGGCGTCTGTCGTCCTCCTTCATCCGCGTTCCAAGCCGCTGGGCGCGCCAGCATATGACCTAAGACAGCCGGGGAAAGCTTTTCCGTTTGGAGCGTAATGCGGTTGCGCACACCGGAGGTCGACGTTGGCGAGGGACTATGGCGGGCCAAAAATCGCGCACACGTAATGGAGCAGCAGGAACACTTTTGCGTTCGGCCTCCGCCATTTTTACGGCGTATCGGGCGCGAAGCTGCCCGCGAGCAACTCTCAGCTGGATGTCCCTTGTGTCTACAAGCTGACCCAGCAGCTGCCATCCGGGCCGGTCGCTGCTCAACTCCAGACAATTATTCATGTGCCTATGCTCGGCTCTGTCTGGCCGAATGTGGCCGGTTGCTTTGGAGCACATCGCAAAAGCGGTCTATCCCGGCCGCCGGTTGGTCCTTCTGAGCCACAGGTCACGGCAGATCGACGAGGCGCAACTTCAACCGAATTCCCAAACTTTCTCACATTGTTTCGCAGTTGCTGAAGAAGCGCGTCTTATTCATCGTAAGGATGAGAACCATGGTGGTGTGATCGAGCCTGCGCATAAGGATTTGGAAGCCCTGAATCGCCGGATGCGTTCGGCGTTGACATCTTTTTTTGCGCGCCGCGTCGGCAACGCTTGTGAAGCGGAAGATTTGACCCAGGAGGTCTTCATTCGCCTTGCGCGGAGCGCTGGCGATCAGATCATCGCGCCCGATGCCTACGTATTTCAGATCGCGGCGAACCTGTTGCGCGACCGGGCGCGCAGGGAAAAAGTGCGCGCCGATTACCGCGAAGCGAAGCGGCTGGAGGATTATGTCGATCTGGACCCGCTCGATCCGTTCCGGATCGCAGCCGGGCGACAGGGCTTGAACGTAATGGCGCGCGAGCTTGCCGAGTTGCCTGAAAAAACAAGAAGGATATTCACGCTGTATCGTATCGAAAGCATCGACAAGCACGTGATCGCCGCGACCTTCGGATTGTCGGTGCGCATGGTTGAGATGCATGTGCAGCGTGCGATGCTGAGGTTGTTCGAGAAGATGGGCGGCGATCTATGAGAGAAGCAGCCCCCGAACTCGAACAGGCCCGCGAGTGTGCGATCGGTTGGTGTATGCGATTGGCGGAGGGGTCAATCAGCCTGGAAGATCAGATCGCCTTCGAAACTTGGCGCGACGCCGACCCGCGCCATCGCGAGGCGTTTGCCCAGATGGCGCATCTGTGGAGCGCGGCCGGACATGTGGGGGACGAGCCGGAATTGATCGCGGTGCGGGCGGATGCGCTCGAAGCAATGAGAGCGGCCAACAACCGGCGCTGGCCCAGTCGACTTGCCGGTCGCTGGCGCCCCCTTGTGGCAGCGGCTGCATGTCTGCTTTTGACGGTAACCGCCATCCTCCATCTCATGCAAGTGCGTCCTGACACCTATGTAACGGCCATTGGCGAACGCCGTGTCGTGAAATTGGGGGACGGTTCGAAGATTTCCCTCGATGCCGATACGAGGGTCCAGGTCGCATATAATGACGAGCGCCGCGCCCTCAGACTGCTTTCAGGTCGTGCAAAGTTCGATGTCGCGAAGGACCCGCGACGTCCCTTCACGGTCACGGCTGGAAATCGAATGGTCGTCGCGACAGGCACGGCCTTCAGTGTCGAACTGGTAAGCCGGCAGATGCGCGTCGTGCTTTACGAGGGCAATGTCGCCGTCCTTGAAAACGGCCCGTCCAACGAGCCGCCCAAGCATGTCCAGCTGATAGCCAGGAAGGTCGCGGCCGATCAGGACCTGAAACCCGGCAGGATCATGATTGCTTCGCTCGATCGGCCAGTCGCGGCGATCGAGGCTATCGACTTGCCGAGATCGCTTTTGTGGGAGGGCGGCCAACTCAATTTCTCGGATGAATTCCTGGCGACCGCGATCGAGCGCGTAAATCGATATTCCGATACGAAGATCGTCCTGCGCGGAAATGCCGATGGCATGCTGGTTAGCGGCGCCTTTAACGCGGGCGACAGCAGCGGTTTTGTCGACGGCGTGTCGGCAATTTACCCGTTGAATGTCCAACAGAAGGGCAATGTGATCGCGCTGACGGTCAAGCGACCGTCATAATTTCGCAATATCGGTCTTTCCGCGTCTTACCTTATGGGCCGCGCGAGATCGAGGCGGCCCTCAAGGGGGGTCCGATGCTCTTTCGCTTTCGTACGATGAACCGCTTAATCTATGGGGCGGCCGCCAGCGTCGCGCTGGCGACTCCGATCGCGGTGTGCGCGCAACAAAGCAGTTTCCAGCTCGACATACCGGCGCAAGATCTTGGCAGCGCACTCAAAGCATTGGCGAGCGCAGCCGGTCAGCAAGTAGTTTTCAAGGGCGCGTCTGTCCGCGGAAGGCGCAGCAACGCGTTGAAGGGCAATTATAGCATCGACGATGCGATAGGCTTCCTGATCCACGGTCAAGGGCTCCAGGCAGGGCGCAGCCCACGCGGCATTATCGTCATTAAGCCCGCCGCCGCGCCGGTAAACGGCCGGACCGAAGCTCAGGAACCCTCCCTCAATGCGGGCGCGCCGGGCCGAGCGGGGAGCGGCTTTTCTGACGAGTCCACGGCCGATACGAGCCAGGAAATCACGGTAACAGGCAGCCGATTGCTCTCAATCAATGAGCAATCCTCGCCATCCAC
It includes:
- a CDS encoding FecR family protein; translated protein: MTRERATDIEAEAARWVMRLDRSGRTPELEQEVEAWLAADSRRRGAFLQAEAAWARLDPDLSAPELVAPNPTAGIAARPSRRWLLGAGSAALAASLAGGFLLPRRGDRYRTRLGEIRHVPLDDGSVATINTGSDIDVALEKVTRRVRLVRGEAWFQVAKDRDRPFLVEAGPIRVRAVGTAFSVRRRDNGADVLVTEGAVEAWVNGAEGHRVRLTAGQRAFVADNASITEKQQAPSEVDRALAWRGGKIDLAGESLRAAASEFNRYNQRKIVIDDPALSQEGFYGIFRVDDPVGFATAVQRSFNTPVLLDDPGLIRIGHAAG
- a CDS encoding TonB-dependent receptor, yielding MTMVRENRLRHAVFTAATVLIAVPVAAAAQTKSFDIPVQPAALGVSTLARQADIQLLISTRDARGKRTNAIHGVMTIDQALQMLLKDTGLQAQKTGTQTWTIVPFGVALASAPGEPGNAGDSAENAAGADIVVTGSRIRGAPIASPVIRIDQEDIRNAGQSNLGDVVRSIPQSFGGGQNPGVGSNVPANSGFNLGSGSSINLRGIGSAATLTLLNGHRLSYSGSRQSIDVSAIPLAAVSRIEIVPDGASALYGSDAVAGVANIVLRRDTEGLETSARIGTSTDGGAFEQRYGASGGWRWNSGGFIASYEFARTTGIFGRDRSYAADKSPALSLLPPIKDHDAVLSAHQDLAPDLTLEFDGLYNRRWSTKSVANNIAGNVMLSGNVTAYSVESYALAPTLRLTLGHGWSMFATGSYGRDLTHYTVTNYANGTAPAPTIFCYCNTAASAEIGGDGTIFALPAGPVKLALGAGYRRNALFRSLGPGNAQNIDQRQDSYYGYGELSIPIISPAEEIPLISRIELSSALRYEDYRGIGDIVTPKLGIIYAPTPDFDIKGSWGKSFRAPTLLEKYQARTLVLGGPAAFGGTGFPPNSTDLFVQGGNPNLKPERATTWSATLAIHPRVIEGAHLDLTYFHIDYRDRVVTPIAFIGQSLSNPIYSDRLTPNPSAALLAAVIAGAFNFANISGLTYDPANVAFLIDDSNVNAGRQTIHGVDAYFRYRAVFPGKANSLTASFNASYLESEQQITSSQPVTLLAGQLFSPAHFRARGGASWDRGPFNLTATLSYIGGVDDPRATQVVHVGSMTTLDLATHYRTRAGGLLGRLDIGFSVFNVLNDKPMQIATTQFSDTPYDSTNYSPLGRVVSVSISKQW
- a CDS encoding ABC transporter ATP-binding protein, whose translation is MNALASFDPPNERDALRGRLRDAGKRFGQHVVLDHFNLDLHAGDFVALLGTSGSGKTTLLRILAGLEPLDEGEVLVPAAKSVVFQEPRLIPSKRVIDNVLIGLPKTRENRARGVAALAEVGLERHADGWTGTLSGGEAQRVALARALLREPRLLLLDEPFAALDAVTRLKMQALVADLCARHRPTVLLVTHDVEEAILLADRIVLLEQGRISLDLPVTIARPRRRAGAQFDELRAGLLVALGVPELTG
- a CDS encoding Atxe2 family lasso peptide isopeptidase, with the protein product MKRGRSALGRTLRLATVCGAISISTLAHARCEDLIPDTRRGATPSVPRPVTATDLVRLRDIGFPDATNPDRPSPLAVSPDGKSAAFILMRADPVANDYCRALLVVPLQPNAAPRLVDRGGDYIMMDGPVRGLLATLGPPRTITPVWSPDGQWIAYLKREHGVTQIWRVRADGGGASQVTHSPVDIESLLWPADGKLLYTARPDRLARERAIDTEGRSGWLYDARITPNASARPRLRMTDIPIHLYSIDPVSGIVAEADAAQKISYAGAQQISEGSLAVSAAGARAWTEAISPSPLSDRVLRTAPASGRAVACTALACRGRLDGLWWQEDGRTLIISRREGWKNSVTAFYMWRPGHGQPRRVLATEDAVQGCVPAENGLVCTRESAALPRHVVLLDPANGTSVTIFDPNPEFHDIALGSVRRLKWRNDHGFEAWGDLVLPPGYRRGEKLPLVVVQYHSEGFLRGGTNDEYPVYLFAAAGIAVLSLERPTVVAGLDPKATTGDAMLAANYAHWAEHKSLLSSLLTGVDAAIATGAVDPARIGLTGLSDGATLTRFALINSHRFAAAAISTCCIEPHTAKTYGGIAMSDFFSRMGFPGVERPDPAFWAEMSLTQNAARIHTPLLMQLADDEYLLALEAFEALRENGQPTELYVYPDEHHGKWQPAHRLAVYSRDVDWFSFWLQGREDVSTAKRAQYARWRMMRDPTG
- a CDS encoding RNA polymerase sigma factor, with protein sequence MKEDDRRRKLVVWVAQKVMPHEPAVRAWLARSMVAREDIDDLIQEAYCRIAALDSVTHVERPDAFFFQIVRNLLINQIRHARVVRIDAVTEVEFHELHDDAPSPEQLAGDRREWTRVRRLLDRLPGRCQQIFEMRKLEGRSQREIAAALGVSENVVENESSNGLRMLLDALRQEGEQVAGEYQARRARRVHHP
- a CDS encoding TonB-dependent receptor encodes the protein MLFTAAATGAAPSWAQSDAPGLSAASEDQQGLGDIVVTAQKRPERNQDVPIAIKALSGATLANAQVHLAGDIIRFVPNLGADTIDAHVKPKWFLRSVGASSAANYIVSPVALYIDDVYINSTDAAGGPLFDLEAVDVLYGPQGTLWGKNSTGGAVSFVTRKPSFSAQGNLAATVGDHGQYVLDGAYGGPLIGDKLAFRAAGHVEGGHGFTRNSVTGKRVDDYDDNAIRLQLFGRLSDNWTALLSGGWRKFNGPALSSHIVSTLPSGANSFGYVVPTDRDTVGINAPYDEWAKNRNATLTLNGSVGSLQLTSVSAWNGFDYRSTADSDGSPLELGVSATSGARSFNRHSADQISQEIRLASPRSDRFNWIVGAHYFREVLKVNLTSATLPNTLTATSFSNTDYRLTSRSYAAFASATYNLTDALSLTAGVRETIERKSLDDTTVTGTGKVAFGNETLWWLRSSVSSTLATRADVDLAKTWRSPTYDATLKYELSKKAQIYARYAKGFRSGNYNAEATTTAAISVVKPEYLVDYEIGAKTEWLDNRLRVNASLFHYDYKDMQVNSVVAGQSNLLTNAATGKVDGGELQIDALPLRQWEVSANFGYSNNRFSSFPYSATVDLTGYHFQRSPEFSTTLSTQYTAKLPASDNAIVFATDWSYRSREYFNLTNQTDPRLIQNGYWLGNAEIALTLARPQLRLSVYVRNIANTRFRSSGLPGNYGVATAYLGDPRTVGLSLRKEF